The proteins below come from a single Serratia fonticola genomic window:
- a CDS encoding AraC family transcriptional regulator: MRLTSSFQAPPLTPCNVEQQPQECFAVEHLTQFCDGLVQQRPHSLHSVLNSLALIAPLLNAIPNVVFFIKDAQARYLLANLTLAKRCGFKTVTPLLGKTSADVFPTQLGSGYTEQDLRVLHQGVQIQDQLEMHLYSGRETGWCLTQKLALYDQQGKIIGMAGISHDLQEAKANHPAYQRLAALDVYIRQHYGRPIAMEELRALTGLSVAQIERYCKRIFHLTPRQMIHKVRLEKATKLLAGDMPITDIALQCGYTDHSAFSRQFKAMTGASPRDFRATLVP, from the coding sequence ATGCGATTAACCTCAAGCTTTCAGGCTCCTCCGCTCACTCCCTGCAATGTTGAGCAGCAACCTCAAGAATGCTTTGCTGTCGAACACCTCACCCAGTTCTGTGATGGCTTGGTGCAACAGCGTCCCCATTCGTTACATAGCGTATTGAATTCGCTGGCATTGATTGCGCCGTTGCTTAATGCCATTCCCAATGTGGTGTTTTTTATCAAGGATGCGCAGGCCCGCTATCTGCTGGCCAATCTCACCTTGGCCAAACGCTGTGGTTTTAAAACGGTGACGCCGCTGTTGGGTAAAACCTCGGCAGACGTTTTCCCGACCCAGTTGGGTTCAGGCTATACCGAGCAAGATCTGCGGGTGTTACACCAAGGGGTGCAAATCCAGGATCAGCTTGAAATGCACTTATACAGCGGCCGCGAAACGGGCTGGTGCCTGACGCAAAAGCTGGCGCTGTATGACCAGCAGGGCAAGATTATCGGCATGGCCGGGATCTCACATGATTTGCAGGAAGCGAAGGCTAACCACCCGGCCTATCAGCGATTGGCGGCGCTGGATGTTTATATCCGCCAGCATTACGGCAGGCCGATCGCGATGGAAGAGTTGAGGGCGCTGACCGGCCTTTCCGTGGCGCAAATCGAGCGCTACTGTAAACGTATTTTCCACCTGACGCCGCGCCAGATGATCCACAAAGTCCGGTTAGAGAAGGCCACAAAACTGCTGGCCGGTGATATGCCGATTACCGATATCGCATTGCAATGCGGTTATACCGATCACAGCGCTTTCAGCCGCCAGTTCAAGGCCATGACCGGTGCTAGCCCCCGCGATTTTCGCGCCACATTAGTTCCCTAA